One part of the Xanthocytophaga agilis genome encodes these proteins:
- a CDS encoding fibronectin type III domain-containing protein encodes MPSIRQIFTKLSGGSTSPTPTIPGTFSLSVTPGNGLNTVAWTESTGAAYYILEYSLTGAGGWTQLGGQLNSLGYPHTGLTNGTQYYYRVTAYNSTGNRVSSIVSGTPSGSSASFSLAALALDKQNYLSWASYSGATGYQVQRRLSGSSNWANVGSVTTQTQYTDTDAALQNGEAYEYQVVAQGVSATSNAALSTPEVGNIMDVTMPAPTGVIGWCEASKKVQLIWRNGGTRSQLTYEVQYKNNSGSYETLTTITPELSDKGIYGSTEIPSLRGVEPKKYFLHDFSSQSLTGTNYYRIRAKYDNTFVSAWSTELQVTIQGSYVDTTAANFATTYAAQTAPGTVVRILSGTLDTANDVTLKPRISILNVAGSVNYTGQQQYSWDKGFLKVNNSTLTSMNLSITGLTIDCSNYTGRAGISCNKVQGLVISNCIISRSFWQGIQLGIDARDCVIYGCTLTNAGYGPPESGDPWTGEGNSFIGAITLRGNTTNIQIFDNIVSSPVRGYGFKALIDYINTDGSGNYYNVHSQNNIFNNDFDMGNRLWLGASPQFWGEIWAAESVNWWVFANKGKNQLSLEYRNEINRSYRHSVRVEQNLLTVMYKAALEVSNHDLVITRNVLDLRNVQNCQEVFGDYNKPSSGLYTTENLLIEFNLILLGSEIPNVQTHRNLTSNCINRNNTIISPNGFPYAYYNARTNDDGSSPNHPTNLTIENNVFQCPSANNVFITKKSTDGNAGGFAPFGNGQLTVVGTCNIRGNLFNASVQLMPTTTTGVNNNFTSGVAPNLVGGSDIRQMYKPAVGGNCHNTGSKIGKKYAGSAPDRGCYELAAS; translated from the coding sequence ATGCCATCTATCCGACAAATATTCACAAAGCTATCTGGTGGTTCTACTTCACCCACGCCAACCATACCAGGTACATTCAGCCTTTCTGTAACGCCAGGCAACGGACTTAATACCGTTGCCTGGACGGAATCTACAGGAGCTGCCTACTATATTTTAGAGTACTCCCTCACAGGAGCCGGTGGCTGGACGCAGTTAGGTGGCCAGCTTAACAGCCTTGGCTATCCACATACAGGCCTTACCAATGGGACTCAGTACTATTATAGAGTAACAGCTTATAACAGTACTGGTAATCGTGTAAGCTCTATTGTATCAGGTACACCATCCGGATCTTCAGCCAGCTTCAGTCTGGCTGCCCTGGCATTGGATAAGCAAAACTATCTTTCTTGGGCTTCTTATTCCGGTGCAACAGGCTATCAGGTACAGCGCCGGCTTTCTGGATCTTCCAACTGGGCAAATGTGGGAAGTGTGACTACTCAAACCCAGTATACGGATACAGATGCAGCTTTGCAGAATGGTGAAGCCTATGAATATCAGGTAGTAGCTCAGGGAGTTTCTGCTACTTCCAATGCAGCTTTATCTACTCCTGAAGTTGGAAACATTATGGATGTGACCATGCCAGCACCTACAGGTGTTATTGGCTGGTGTGAAGCTTCTAAGAAAGTACAGCTGATCTGGCGTAATGGTGGCACAAGATCCCAGCTAACGTATGAAGTTCAGTATAAAAATAATTCTGGCTCATATGAAACCCTGACTACAATTACGCCTGAGCTTTCAGATAAAGGAATTTATGGCAGTACTGAAATTCCTTCTTTGCGTGGAGTAGAACCTAAAAAGTATTTTCTGCATGATTTTTCCAGTCAATCTCTGACAGGAACGAATTACTACAGGATACGGGCAAAGTATGATAATACGTTTGTATCAGCCTGGTCTACTGAACTTCAGGTTACAATTCAGGGAAGTTATGTAGATACAACGGCTGCTAACTTTGCTACTACCTATGCAGCCCAGACGGCTCCTGGAACAGTTGTTCGGATTTTATCCGGAACATTGGATACTGCCAATGATGTGACATTAAAACCACGTATTTCTATTCTGAATGTTGCCGGATCTGTCAACTATACAGGCCAACAGCAGTACAGCTGGGATAAAGGTTTTCTGAAAGTGAATAATTCGACTCTTACCAGTATGAATCTTTCCATTACTGGTTTGACAATTGACTGTTCCAATTATACAGGCAGGGCTGGGATATCCTGTAATAAGGTACAGGGTTTAGTGATCTCCAACTGCATTATTTCGCGTTCTTTCTGGCAGGGTATTCAATTAGGTATAGATGCAAGGGATTGCGTAATATATGGTTGTACACTTACTAATGCAGGATATGGACCTCCTGAATCAGGTGATCCATGGACTGGTGAAGGCAATAGCTTTATTGGAGCTATTACCCTTAGAGGGAATACTACCAATATTCAGATTTTTGATAATATAGTTTCTTCTCCTGTACGTGGTTATGGATTCAAAGCTTTGATTGATTATATCAATACAGATGGATCTGGAAACTATTACAATGTGCATAGTCAGAATAATATTTTCAACAATGATTTTGATATGGGTAACCGGCTTTGGCTGGGAGCCAGTCCACAATTCTGGGGTGAAATATGGGCTGCCGAAAGTGTGAATTGGTGGGTGTTTGCCAATAAAGGAAAGAATCAATTAAGCCTGGAATACAGAAATGAGATAAACAGAAGCTACAGGCATTCTGTCAGAGTAGAGCAAAACCTTTTAACTGTGATGTATAAGGCAGCTCTTGAAGTTAGTAATCATGATCTGGTAATTACTCGAAATGTACTTGATTTGCGCAATGTGCAAAACTGTCAGGAGGTTTTTGGGGATTATAATAAGCCATCATCAGGCTTATATACTACAGAAAACCTATTGATAGAGTTTAATCTAATTTTATTAGGTAGTGAGATTCCAAACGTACAGACACATAGAAACCTTACTTCTAACTGTATTAATCGGAATAACACCATTATTAGTCCCAATGGCTTCCCTTATGCTTACTATAACGCCAGGACTAATGATGATGGAAGTTCACCCAATCATCCAACCAATCTTACTATTGAAAATAATGTATTTCAGTGTCCATCGGCTAACAATGTTTTCATTACCAAGAAAAGTACAGATGGTAATGCTGGTGGATTTGCACCATTTGGCAATGGTCAACTGACAGTAGTTGGAACGTGCAACATCAGAGGCAATCTGTTTAATGCTTCTGTACAGCTTATGCCAACCACTACAACAGGTGTAAATAACAATTTTACATCTGGCGTGGCTCCCAATCTGGTTGGTGGATCTGATATCAGACAGATGTATAAGCCGGCTGTAGGTGGCAACTGTCACAATACTGGCAGCAAAATTGGAAAGAAATATGCTGGATCTGCACCTGATCGGGGATGCTATGAGCTGGCAGCTAGTTAA
- a CDS encoding GDSL-type esterase/lipase family protein → MEDKKITELEEAQSISAEDIIPIVDVDEPNPDKQNKFIRWDKLQLQQGVQGPKGDPGAPGTPGATGPQGPAGPRGLPGEKGDKGDKGDPGLPGVEGPQGPQGEEGEQGATGATGPQGIPGADGRTLRNGVGVPSDSFGNDGDWYINKTDYTFYGPKTNGSWGSPVGIWGAQGPQGLQGPQGPAGPQGATGPQGPQGNAGAQGPQGPAGATGPQGNPGIDGKTILSGNGAPSSGSGTNGDFYFDLTNALFYGPKTSGSWGTGVSIKGPVGPTGPQGPAGPQGPQGAIGPQGPAGAAGTRTRTSITVTGTVIDLTGKESFDIIDLTASSDVTITGITSGTQFREYEFVANNVNFLFQEPTFDMEGGIPYQIKGGYKDSIILRKDSDIWRQVGGSSYEDPGDIEIGAGKSAYDIAVENGFEGDEAQWLESLIGPEGPQGPAGPQGATGPQGATGATGATGATGAQGPKGDTGDQGPQGDAGPQGPQGPAGATGAQGPQGNTGATGATGPKGDKGDQGAPGPQGATGATGAQGAQGPPGPDSYTPSDSNNATGFWAGMLSAGLTTFTSAVDRIASLIGLLSSLVQLRKDSIVSAINDVYGQAYVLGFFIWDDFNRASLGSSWTKFGNASTITIVSNKLRLAGTGVATDYAQYERPSNLENYKASWDMTPITSSASYSFAHIGSNPLYLRNNLININLTGSGGQIRIYAPKPSLGSSPALVGESVSAQNISFAAGDAMKVFIGFSKITFSVTLLNTANGQSITLSHSLGTSATERDTYGDMIGVFKFGFYAISGTVDVDNFSVYSDEIKNPEIVIIGDSNTRGVGRNAPGERWPDQLQLESSRKIVVWAGSGDTTQSALDASDAIIAANPKEIWLNIGGNDIALGVATATWQANYLALTRKFQAAGIHVKHITPTPRTTATVTPLATYINNTFQATTVIDCTTGFNTTDSGNGLDPNSNMGMLTDGTHLNQIGDLFVLNKIRNNRNARGFLAPSGFNSAITSAVTNIKTWFAGDKFRVYFTNYGTQVNIIRNSAGTEMGRFEITIPTDVGVGFITTDPTRDAKRFNWVHKLLGTDDHVILSNQTVSKTRVGIGMDNSAGMPLPGATLEVWAATADGSANAFVIRNAAGAAKLVVADSSGKLFLAAGVKFNVTNVTTNTTLDATHHYIFTTGTLTLTLPSASANIGTQYAIMKQDAAGTTVTITPFSGDNINGASTYSLTTQYQAIRIIATSAGWRLL, encoded by the coding sequence ATGGAAGATAAAAAAATAACCGAACTGGAAGAAGCCCAGAGTATTTCGGCAGAAGATATTATTCCGATTGTAGATGTAGATGAACCCAATCCGGATAAGCAGAATAAATTTATACGCTGGGATAAGCTTCAGCTTCAGCAAGGTGTACAAGGTCCAAAGGGAGATCCAGGAGCACCTGGAACGCCTGGCGCAACAGGTCCACAAGGTCCAGCTGGTCCGCGTGGATTGCCTGGTGAAAAAGGTGATAAAGGGGACAAAGGTGATCCAGGTTTACCAGGTGTAGAAGGTCCACAGGGTCCACAAGGTGAAGAAGGTGAACAAGGTGCAACTGGCGCGACAGGTCCACAGGGTATTCCAGGTGCTGATGGCAGAACCCTAAGAAATGGTGTTGGTGTACCTTCTGACAGCTTTGGTAATGATGGTGATTGGTACATAAATAAAACTGACTACACCTTTTATGGACCTAAAACCAATGGTAGCTGGGGTTCACCTGTTGGTATTTGGGGTGCACAAGGTCCACAGGGTTTACAAGGTCCACAAGGCCCAGCTGGTCCACAGGGTGCAACAGGTCCACAGGGTCCACAAGGAAATGCAGGTGCTCAGGGACCGCAAGGCCCAGCCGGTGCAACAGGTCCACAAGGGAATCCAGGTATAGATGGTAAAACAATTTTATCCGGAAATGGAGCTCCTTCTTCAGGTTCTGGCACAAATGGTGATTTCTATTTTGATCTCACCAATGCTTTGTTTTATGGACCTAAGACTTCTGGAAGCTGGGGAACAGGTGTAAGTATTAAAGGTCCAGTTGGCCCAACAGGTCCACAGGGACCGGCAGGCCCACAAGGTCCGCAAGGTGCTATTGGTCCACAAGGTCCAGCTGGTGCAGCCGGCACTCGTACACGTACCAGCATCACAGTTACTGGAACTGTCATAGATCTGACTGGAAAAGAAAGCTTTGATATCATTGATCTGACTGCTTCATCTGATGTTACTATCACTGGTATCACAAGTGGTACACAGTTCAGAGAATATGAGTTTGTCGCTAACAACGTCAATTTCCTGTTTCAGGAACCAACCTTTGATATGGAAGGTGGTATTCCTTATCAGATCAAAGGAGGCTATAAGGATAGTATCATTCTCAGAAAAGATTCTGATATCTGGCGCCAGGTGGGTGGTAGCAGCTATGAAGATCCAGGTGATATAGAAATAGGTGCTGGCAAAAGTGCTTATGATATCGCTGTAGAAAATGGATTTGAAGGTGATGAAGCTCAGTGGCTGGAATCCTTAATTGGTCCTGAAGGTCCACAAGGCCCAGCTGGTCCACAGGGTGCAACAGGCCCACAAGGTGCCACTGGCGCAACGGGTGCTACAGGCGCGACAGGTGCACAAGGTCCCAAAGGTGATACAGGTGATCAAGGTCCACAGGGAGATGCTGGTCCACAGGGACCGCAAGGCCCAGCTGGTGCAACAGGTGCTCAGGGTCCGCAAGGAAATACGGGTGCTACTGGCGCGACTGGACCAAAAGGGGATAAAGGAGATCAGGGAGCTCCAGGCCCACAAGGCGCAACAGGAGCTACTGGTGCTCAGGGAGCACAAGGCCCTCCTGGCCCAGATAGTTATACGCCATCAGATTCTAATAATGCTACTGGTTTTTGGGCTGGAATGCTTTCTGCTGGATTGACAACCTTTACATCTGCTGTTGATCGAATTGCATCCTTAATTGGCCTTTTATCTTCTTTAGTCCAACTAAGAAAAGATAGTATAGTTTCCGCTATTAATGATGTATATGGACAGGCTTATGTATTAGGTTTTTTTATCTGGGACGATTTTAACAGAGCATCATTAGGAAGCAGCTGGACAAAGTTTGGCAATGCATCTACAATAACTATTGTATCCAATAAACTTAGATTAGCAGGTACAGGAGTTGCAACAGATTATGCCCAATATGAAAGACCTAGCAATCTGGAAAACTATAAGGCAAGTTGGGATATGACACCTATCACATCTTCAGCATCCTATAGTTTTGCTCATATTGGATCTAATCCCTTATATCTGAGAAACAACCTAATTAATATCAATTTGACTGGTAGTGGTGGTCAAATAAGAATATATGCACCTAAACCATCATTAGGTAGCTCTCCTGCATTGGTAGGTGAAAGCGTAAGTGCTCAGAATATTAGTTTTGCAGCCGGTGACGCAATGAAGGTATTTATAGGTTTTTCAAAGATTACATTCTCAGTTACCCTATTAAATACTGCTAATGGTCAATCTATTACCTTATCTCATTCATTAGGTACATCCGCGACAGAAAGGGATACCTATGGTGATATGATAGGTGTGTTTAAGTTTGGATTTTATGCCATCTCAGGGACTGTAGATGTAGATAATTTTAGTGTTTACTCTGATGAAATTAAAAATCCGGAAATTGTCATCATTGGAGACAGTAATACTCGTGGAGTTGGCAGAAATGCGCCTGGCGAACGTTGGCCAGATCAATTGCAATTAGAATCTTCTCGTAAAATAGTGGTTTGGGCAGGTAGTGGAGATACTACACAATCTGCCTTAGATGCTTCTGATGCCATTATTGCAGCGAATCCAAAGGAAATCTGGCTAAATATTGGAGGTAACGATATTGCATTAGGTGTCGCAACGGCAACATGGCAGGCTAATTACTTAGCTCTTACACGCAAATTTCAGGCAGCAGGTATACATGTTAAACACATTACACCAACACCTAGAACTACAGCGACTGTAACACCTCTTGCTACTTATATAAATAATACTTTTCAAGCTACGACTGTAATTGATTGTACAACAGGTTTTAATACTACTGATTCAGGAAATGGATTAGATCCCAATTCTAACATGGGAATGCTAACAGATGGAACGCATTTGAATCAGATAGGAGATTTGTTTGTACTCAATAAAATCCGTAATAACCGTAATGCAAGAGGATTCTTGGCACCGTCCGGATTTAACTCAGCAATCACATCAGCGGTTACAAACATCAAAACATGGTTTGCCGGTGACAAATTCAGAGTGTATTTCACCAATTATGGTACTCAGGTTAATATTATCCGCAATAGCGCGGGTACTGAGATGGGACGCTTTGAAATAACAATCCCAACCGATGTAGGAGTTGGTTTTATCACAACAGATCCAACCAGAGACGCGAAAAGGTTCAATTGGGTACATAAGCTTTTGGGCACAGACGATCATGTTATTCTATCTAATCAAACCGTAAGCAAGACAAGGGTTGGAATTGGTATGGATAACTCAGCCGGAATGCCTTTGCCAGGTGCTACACTAGAAGTTTGGGCTGCAACAGCGGACGGATCTGCGAATGCTTTTGTAATCCGGAATGCGGCAGGTGCTGCCAAGTTAGTTGTGGCAGATAGTTCCGGGAAGCTATTTCTGGCAGCTGGTGTAAAATTCAATGTAACTAATGTCACTACCAACACAACGCTAGATGCAACTCACCACTATATTTTCACTACTGGGACACTTACACTGACATTGCCTTCGGCTAGTGCCAATATAGGTACTCAATACGCAATTATGAAGCAAGATGCGGCAGGTACAACGGTGACTATTACCCCTTTTTCTGGAGACAATATAAATGGTGCCAGTACATATAGTTTAACAACTCAATATCAAGCCATTCGGATTATAGCTACATCAGCAGGCTGGAGGCTACTCTAA
- a CDS encoding DUF4031 domain-containing protein gives MIYTDGIHMVADSLQELHEFAQSLGVKKCWFEGVRKGHPHYDLAKVVRGKVVRDTEKVRKAMEAGAIKISSKELLLKSKSLKTW, from the coding sequence ATGATCTATACAGATGGCATTCACATGGTAGCGGATTCATTACAGGAGTTACATGAATTTGCTCAGAGTTTAGGTGTAAAGAAATGTTGGTTTGAGGGTGTCCGTAAAGGTCACCCTCACTATGATCTGGCTAAAGTTGTACGTGGTAAGGTGGTCAGAGATACAGAGAAGGTAAGGAAAGCAATGGAGGCTGGAGCTATAAAAATTAGTAGTAAAGAACTTTTACTCAAATCCAAAAGTCTAAAAACATGGTAA
- a CDS encoding DNA cytosine methyltransferase, with amino-acid sequence MNSNQITLTDMFCGCGGSSQGAKKVAGVEVKYALNHWKLAIESHNTNHPDTHHDCADISETHPARYNRTTGLIASPECTKHSGGSGKKRKNLNQQDIFQNKAFDPSAIKSRATMWDVPRFAEIHNYEFIITENVVEVRDWIMWDAWLKAMHLLGYQHECVYLNAQFAHGEGISGFSPQSRDRIYVVFWKKGNKKPNLQIRPKAPCIRCGEVEAYQAWKPKSPKYGKYKKQYIYQCSICNTEVVPYYYAALNAVDFTIPMVRIADRHKLKMKDLCDNTIARIKYGLQKYSKPTTEVNNSYLFEPFVLETAYTHSKSDRTRSLMNVLMTQTTQQSLGMVTPFFGIHHGNSKVHSAEDPLSTVTTGGIHSSIILAPYHGKKQASLVLDPTSTIPTKDSISLIETAPKIEDCYFRMLQPSETAKAQGFPSDYVILGSKKLQQRQIGNANPPPTMELLVSRCVASLT; translated from the coding sequence ATGAATTCAAATCAAATTACACTTACAGATATGTTTTGTGGGTGTGGTGGAAGTAGCCAGGGCGCAAAAAAAGTAGCTGGTGTTGAAGTAAAGTACGCTCTCAATCATTGGAAGCTGGCTATTGAATCCCATAATACAAATCATCCGGACACTCACCATGACTGTGCTGATATTTCTGAAACACATCCTGCCAGGTACAATAGAACCACTGGCCTTATTGCTTCTCCTGAATGTACAAAGCATTCGGGAGGGTCTGGAAAAAAACGTAAAAACCTCAATCAACAGGATATCTTTCAGAATAAGGCCTTTGATCCATCTGCTATCAAAAGTAGAGCAACTATGTGGGATGTGCCTCGTTTTGCTGAAATCCATAATTATGAATTCATTATTACTGAAAATGTAGTTGAAGTCAGAGACTGGATTATGTGGGATGCTTGGCTAAAGGCGATGCATCTGCTAGGCTATCAGCATGAGTGTGTTTATCTAAATGCACAATTTGCTCATGGTGAAGGTATATCTGGCTTTTCGCCTCAAAGCCGTGATCGAATCTATGTTGTTTTCTGGAAAAAAGGTAATAAAAAACCTAATCTTCAAATTAGGCCAAAAGCACCTTGTATTCGATGTGGTGAAGTAGAAGCATATCAGGCATGGAAGCCTAAAAGCCCAAAATATGGCAAATACAAAAAACAGTATATATATCAATGTTCAATTTGTAACACTGAAGTAGTTCCCTATTACTATGCCGCACTTAATGCTGTTGACTTTACCATTCCTATGGTTCGTATAGCAGACAGACACAAGCTTAAGATGAAGGATCTTTGTGATAATACCATCGCTCGTATCAAATATGGATTACAGAAATATAGCAAACCAACTACCGAGGTAAATAATAGCTATCTATTTGAGCCTTTTGTCTTGGAAACAGCCTATACACATTCGAAAAGCGATAGAACACGTAGCTTGATGAATGTACTAATGACTCAAACTACACAGCAATCTTTAGGAATGGTAACTCCATTTTTCGGAATACATCATGGAAATAGTAAAGTCCATTCTGCTGAAGATCCTTTATCCACTGTCACAACTGGAGGTATACATAGTAGTATTATTTTGGCTCCTTATCATGGTAAAAAGCAAGCTTCTTTGGTTTTAGATCCTACTTCTACTATTCCGACAAAAGATAGCATTAGCTTGATAGAGACAGCACCAAAAATAGAGGATTGTTATTTCAGGATGCTACAGCCATCTGAAACAGCCAAAGCCCAAGGATTCCCATCTGATTATGTAATACTGGGTAGTAAGAAATTACAGCAAAGACAAATTGGCAATGCTAATCCGCCTCCTACTATGGAATTACTAGTATCTCGTTGTGTAGCTTCTCTAACCTAA
- a CDS encoding DUF927 domain-containing protein: protein MISRTKRTQPAQPEKEPANKEAKVISIGKPEDWDYAQKQHYDKAKKLVNQIKNLKLNIIESNGDLNTVASSLATFGEFGRGMFLQVAELMETFNEEAAHKIFESYLKENPAKTPVQFFKMCRDNDITTKAEKQRDPEAEIKDKLPNGVDMNDYMEFGFFEDPEKGSYWSVAPKGQLYEVSNFLMKILYHVQTSQDSAYRMIEVKNKFGYKTQIALNTDDFTSVGSFRKVIARRGNFIFKGSETDLYKLQDKLQREERFSIMIDFLGYHKRGQFYCFSNGLIDVSGQEEEVEFKEADDNGIIDHNDINYFIPAQSQMFGDKDEMFSNDKKFKYMESDIIFKDWVNQFVEVYKKRGKIGIAFYLSCLFRDVIYDAMDRRFPILFLYGQRGSGKGTMAQSILKLFGEGQDQFMLGGTGTTKGFMRKFAQFANAIVWLDEYKNNLNKQIIESLKNVYDGVGGERAKTDNSFQTHTTPIRSGCILSGQEMPTIEPALFTRVVLLTFKESSFTADQKKEFEKLKKMEAAGISHLTVDMLLYRQEVIEQFPENFKESYKILSQKVGKLKMDDRLLINYASLNAIASIFCKLDLLPFTKDNFLEVLISNIEIQHSVLQGSDDVSKFWEIVESLFNEGAIAEGKDFMLEDGYVYLRVQNIHGLYMKEMAMRRDPNVLAKSTLEDYLQLDPECFVKKLKKMFKDGSYSWCTQFVYNKININLIRMEDATERLRKYKEMGIDLPESEGVIDIDYKNFL from the coding sequence ATGATTTCACGGACAAAACGAACACAACCAGCCCAGCCTGAAAAGGAGCCTGCCAATAAAGAAGCTAAAGTTATCTCTATTGGTAAGCCTGAAGACTGGGACTATGCACAAAAGCAGCATTACGATAAAGCAAAAAAGCTAGTCAATCAGATTAAGAATCTGAAGTTGAACATAATAGAAAGCAATGGTGATCTGAACACAGTAGCCAGCAGCCTGGCAACATTTGGAGAATTTGGGAGAGGGATGTTTCTGCAGGTAGCTGAATTGATGGAAACTTTCAATGAAGAAGCAGCTCACAAGATTTTTGAAAGTTATCTGAAAGAGAATCCAGCCAAAACCCCTGTACAGTTCTTTAAAATGTGTAGGGATAATGATATCACAACAAAGGCAGAGAAACAGAGAGATCCAGAAGCTGAAATAAAAGACAAGCTGCCTAATGGTGTAGACATGAATGACTATATGGAGTTCGGATTTTTTGAAGATCCGGAAAAAGGATCTTACTGGTCTGTAGCTCCCAAAGGTCAGCTGTATGAAGTTTCCAACTTTCTGATGAAGATCCTTTATCACGTTCAAACCAGCCAGGATAGCGCTTACAGGATGATTGAAGTAAAAAACAAGTTTGGCTATAAAACCCAGATTGCGCTTAACACAGATGATTTTACATCTGTAGGTAGTTTCAGAAAGGTAATCGCCAGGCGTGGTAACTTCATCTTTAAAGGATCTGAAACAGATCTGTATAAACTCCAGGACAAGCTACAACGGGAAGAACGGTTTTCAATCATGATTGACTTTCTGGGATATCACAAACGTGGCCAGTTCTACTGCTTTTCCAATGGGCTGATTGATGTTTCTGGCCAGGAGGAAGAAGTGGAATTCAAAGAAGCTGATGATAATGGAATCATTGATCATAATGATATCAACTACTTTATTCCTGCACAATCGCAGATGTTTGGTGATAAAGACGAAATGTTTTCGAATGACAAGAAATTCAAATACATGGAATCAGATATCATCTTTAAAGATTGGGTTAATCAGTTTGTAGAAGTGTATAAGAAACGTGGGAAGATTGGTATTGCTTTCTATCTATCGTGTTTGTTCAGAGATGTAATCTATGATGCCATGGACAGACGTTTTCCTATCCTGTTTTTGTATGGACAACGCGGATCAGGAAAGGGAACAATGGCACAATCTATATTAAAGCTCTTTGGTGAAGGTCAGGATCAATTCATGTTGGGTGGTACCGGAACAACAAAAGGCTTTATGCGCAAGTTTGCCCAGTTCGCAAATGCAATAGTCTGGCTGGATGAATACAAAAACAACCTGAATAAGCAGATCATAGAATCTTTAAAGAACGTCTATGATGGTGTGGGTGGTGAAAGAGCCAAAACAGATAACTCTTTTCAGACTCATACAACACCAATCAGGTCTGGCTGTATTTTGTCAGGACAAGAAATGCCCACTATTGAACCAGCTCTATTTACACGTGTCGTTTTACTCACTTTCAAAGAATCCAGCTTCACTGCTGATCAGAAGAAAGAATTTGAGAAGCTGAAGAAAATGGAAGCAGCTGGTATCAGTCACCTTACTGTAGACATGCTTTTATACCGGCAGGAAGTGATTGAACAGTTTCCGGAAAATTTTAAAGAATCCTACAAAATCCTAAGTCAGAAAGTAGGTAAGCTTAAAATGGATGATAGGCTACTGATCAATTATGCTTCTCTAAATGCGATTGCTTCTATTTTCTGCAAGCTGGATCTACTCCCTTTTACTAAAGACAATTTTCTTGAAGTTCTGATATCTAACATTGAAATACAGCACTCAGTACTTCAAGGATCTGACGACGTGTCAAAGTTCTGGGAAATAGTAGAATCTCTGTTTAATGAAGGAGCCATTGCAGAAGGAAAGGATTTTATGCTGGAAGATGGCTATGTGTATTTACGCGTGCAGAATATCCACGGCTTGTATATGAAAGAAATGGCCATGCGTCGAGATCCCAATGTTCTGGCAAAATCCACACTGGAAGACTACCTGCAATTAGATCCGGAATGCTTTGTAAAAAAGCTTAAAAAGATGTTCAAAGACGGTTCGTATTCGTGGTGCACGCAGTTCGTGTACAATAAGATAAATATCAATCTAATAAGGATGGAAGACGCTACTGAAAGATTAAGAAAGTACAAAGAAATGGGAATAGACCTACCCGAATCTGAAGGAGTGATTGACATCGACTACAAAAATTTTCTATAG
- a CDS encoding S24/S26 family peptidase: MLLQNYYHSQGTQTNLEDISYIMPEFKKIDLKRLDVVIKSLKDRLLIRSQAHFAALLGVKDQYITDLKKGKTPQKEEFLTNLYDTFPQINRDFLETGAGDPLNPIDIMTFTHPDNDHSVNDNQTEYIVSKNGDKESGVVYYKELDLVDLDKVKRIKIPVVEIEVAASFVQNVNGQYSINDVAFNKETIERIPGIKYTSLTLVFQIRGDSMYPNYREREKILCTWIDTDWWDIVRDVCVVSLKNGSLILKRVVASDREKGTIVLKSDNELYGDMTVNIDEIQGMWRMEYFVLAFKR; this comes from the coding sequence ATGTTGTTACAAAACTACTATCATTCCCAGGGAACGCAAACCAATTTAGAAGATATTTCTTACATAATGCCAGAGTTCAAGAAAATAGATTTAAAAAGGCTTGACGTCGTTATTAAATCACTAAAAGACAGATTATTAATCAGAAGTCAGGCTCATTTCGCTGCTTTACTTGGCGTTAAAGATCAGTACATTACAGATTTAAAAAAGGGTAAAACTCCACAAAAGGAAGAATTTCTTACAAACCTATACGATACATTCCCCCAGATCAACAGAGACTTCTTGGAAACGGGTGCGGGAGATCCATTGAATCCAATAGATATAATGACTTTCACTCATCCAGACAATGATCATTCTGTTAATGATAATCAGACAGAATACATTGTTTCTAAAAATGGAGATAAAGAATCAGGAGTAGTTTATTATAAAGAATTGGATCTTGTAGATCTTGACAAGGTTAAAAGAATCAAGATTCCAGTAGTAGAAATAGAAGTAGCAGCTTCTTTCGTTCAAAATGTGAACGGACAATATAGTATTAATGATGTGGCCTTTAATAAAGAAACCATAGAAAGAATTCCTGGTATAAAATATACCAGCCTAACCTTAGTATTTCAGATTCGTGGTGATAGCATGTATCCTAATTATCGGGAAAGAGAAAAAATTCTATGCACCTGGATAGATACTGATTGGTGGGATATAGTTAGAGATGTATGTGTAGTCAGTCTGAAAAATGGAAGCCTGATCTTAAAACGAGTTGTTGCCAGTGACAGAGAAAAAGGTACAATCGTACTTAAGTCAGATAATGAATTGTATGGAGATATGACAGTAAATATTGATGAAATTCAAGGTATGTGGCGTATGGAATACTTTGTTCTTGCTTTTAAGCGCTAA